The following coding sequences are from one Synechococcus sp. UW179A window:
- a CDS encoding Nif11-like leader peptide family natural product precursor — protein sequence MSEEQLKAFQEKVKGDTSLQEKLKAAADADTVSAIAKEAGFSISADDLTKAQSREITDEELEGVAGGNLLNSWLVCEVRCRSVNGVGTNKWVRTNQ from the coding sequence ATGTCAGAAGAACAACTCAAAGCTTTTCAAGAAAAAGTCAAAGGCGACACCAGCCTTCAGGAGAAGCTCAAGGCAGCTGCTGATGCCGATACTGTTTCTGCGATTGCCAAGGAAGCAGGTTTTAGTATCTCTGCTGATGACCTAACTAAGGCCCAATCCAGAGAGATCACAGATGAGGAGCTGGAAGGCGTGGCTGGAGGAAACTTGTTAAATTCGTGGCTGGTCTGTGAGGTTCGTTGTCGATCTGTCAATGGTGTTGGCACTAACAAATGGGTGAGAACCAACCAATGA